One window of the Chitinophaga niabensis genome contains the following:
- a CDS encoding TonB-dependent siderophore receptor yields MCKQLLQFFLIISPAISFAQTKSDSLKASRDTTRQLQTVEVTGRKDNSYKNERSFSATKIEMAVKDVPQAISTVTKELMQDQQAFRMGDIVKNVSGVNQFSGYDDFTLRGFRSTTQLLNGLRTVTGFWSMPLLVNIERVEVIKGPAAALFGNTDPGGTINSVTKKPLDVNRKVFGFSVGSFQTYRGTIDLTGPLNEEKTVLYRLNLGYENSETFKTNMGTENLVISPSLSFAPTNKTRVNLDLVYSMSNGKLYRGQPIFGAEAGTQLNSTPISFTIGKANDFLKEKNVSANISLSHQFSQNFSFNVSYLKYQWNENLMEHRTSNGYAVDSAGRQIPTLMQMMTIRRLSKKYNDNMTAYFVSRFSTGALEHHLLVGYDFNQFSVPVGGSSETSKEGYRLKNGTVGNYVKANKENFILDANGNPVPNVPHFNLLNPDYSIATTSGYITTSTATAPARNMAHGIYLQDNIRWNKFSLLIGLRKEFYKDKFNYSKPAEKQVEQNSFIPRIGLVYNLTPDINVYGIYVQGFMPQTSSTMVNPNVGGPFDPLTSRMYEVGAKGDFLNRKLGATVALYHLEQNNVLVNANDPNNPERLEQRGQERGRGVEVDVNGRILDNLSISANYTFSETVITRSADPKMAGRLKENAPRQQGGLWVKYAFRNGQLKGLGAAAGGSFVTQRRTFSEILELPGYAVANAALYYHFDKIQLAVNINNILDKTHWIGGYDYNRLFPGAPRNIQATIYYTL; encoded by the coding sequence ATGTGTAAACAGCTACTTCAATTCTTTTTAATAATATCACCTGCCATCTCTTTCGCCCAAACGAAAAGCGACAGCCTCAAAGCCAGCCGGGACACCACCCGCCAGCTCCAGACTGTAGAAGTAACGGGCCGTAAGGACAACTCCTACAAAAACGAACGCTCCTTTTCTGCCACAAAGATTGAAATGGCAGTAAAAGATGTGCCCCAGGCCATCTCTACCGTTACCAAAGAACTGATGCAGGACCAACAGGCTTTCCGCATGGGAGATATCGTGAAAAATGTCAGCGGAGTTAACCAGTTCTCCGGTTATGACGACTTCACACTCAGAGGTTTCCGCAGCACCACCCAGTTACTCAACGGCCTCAGAACAGTGACCGGTTTCTGGAGTATGCCGCTACTGGTGAACATCGAGCGTGTAGAAGTTATCAAAGGCCCCGCTGCCGCACTGTTCGGTAACACAGATCCCGGCGGTACCATCAACAGCGTCACCAAAAAGCCCCTGGATGTAAACAGAAAGGTTTTTGGCTTCTCTGTTGGCAGTTTCCAGACATACCGCGGCACCATTGACCTTACAGGCCCGCTGAATGAAGAGAAAACAGTATTGTACCGCCTGAACCTCGGCTACGAGAACAGTGAAACATTCAAAACCAATATGGGCACTGAAAATCTCGTGATCAGTCCATCCCTCTCATTTGCGCCCACCAACAAAACAAGGGTGAACCTGGACCTGGTGTATTCCATGTCCAATGGCAAACTATACCGTGGCCAACCGATCTTCGGCGCAGAAGCGGGAACACAACTAAATTCTACCCCCATCTCTTTCACCATCGGCAAGGCAAACGACTTCCTGAAAGAAAAGAACGTTTCAGCCAACATATCATTGAGCCATCAGTTTTCACAGAACTTTTCATTCAACGTTTCCTACCTGAAATATCAGTGGAATGAGAACCTGATGGAGCACCGCACCTCCAATGGTTATGCGGTGGACAGTGCCGGAAGGCAAATTCCTACCCTTATGCAGATGATGACCATCCGCAGGTTATCGAAGAAATACAACGATAATATGACGGCCTATTTCGTGAGCCGCTTCAGCACAGGCGCATTAGAGCATCACCTGCTGGTGGGGTACGACTTCAATCAGTTTTCCGTTCCCGTAGGTGGTTCCAGTGAAACCTCAAAGGAGGGTTACCGCCTGAAGAATGGCACAGTTGGCAACTATGTTAAAGCGAATAAAGAGAATTTCATACTGGATGCAAATGGTAACCCGGTACCCAATGTGCCGCACTTTAACCTGCTGAATCCGGACTATTCCATTGCCACCACTTCCGGTTATATCACTACCAGTACGGCTACAGCCCCTGCAAGGAATATGGCGCATGGCATCTACCTGCAGGATAACATCAGGTGGAACAAATTCTCCCTGCTCATTGGGCTGAGAAAAGAATTCTATAAAGATAAGTTCAACTATTCCAAACCTGCGGAGAAACAGGTAGAACAAAATTCTTTCATCCCCCGTATCGGCCTCGTGTATAACCTTACACCCGATATCAATGTATATGGAATATACGTGCAGGGATTCATGCCGCAGACCTCTTCAACCATGGTCAATCCCAACGTAGGTGGCCCCTTCGACCCCCTTACCAGCCGCATGTATGAAGTGGGTGCAAAGGGAGATTTCCTGAACAGGAAGCTGGGAGCTACCGTGGCCTTGTATCATCTCGAACAAAACAATGTACTGGTAAATGCCAACGACCCCAATAATCCTGAACGCCTCGAGCAACGGGGGCAAGAGCGTGGCCGTGGTGTAGAAGTAGACGTTAACGGCCGCATACTGGATAATCTCTCCATCAGCGCAAACTATACTTTCAGCGAAACCGTAATTACACGCTCCGCTGATCCCAAAATGGCAGGCAGGCTGAAGGAGAATGCTCCGCGCCAGCAAGGCGGCCTCTGGGTGAAATACGCTTTCCGGAATGGTCAGTTGAAAGGTTTGGGTGCTGCTGCCGGTGGTAGTTTTGTGACCCAGCGGAGAACGTTCTCTGAAATACTGGAGCTGCCGGGTTATGCGGTAGCGAACGCAGCGCTGTATTATCATTTCGATAAGATCCAGCTCGCTGTTAACATCAACAATATTTTAGACAAAACACACTGGATCGGTGGATACGATTATAACCGTCTGTTCCCGGGCGCACCACGTAACATTCAGGCGACCATCTATTATACTTTGTAA
- a CDS encoding PepSY-associated TM helix domain-containing protein, with product MTFKKISGKLHLWLGLTAGLVVLISLLAAAVFVWEQELNEWYHHDKIFVKSVGRERLPMDTIIAKARTLAFADSTLTFMNVDSDPAKAFSFINYKPAVKKGWTWASGMDAYSRIYVDQYTGEVLGAIDMRYDWIFSIRMLHQCLLINYDVGHYIVGFATLIILIMVVTGIVLWWPKNKAALKQRVWFRWKDTTRWKRKNYDLHNIGGIYSFFFIIIFALTGLVWTFDWWEDSVYRMLGNDPKKVFPKPPVPAPAENNVNNVLDLVLADAAKRVPGWENMGVSILRKEDRAISMNVKYTSGRSGWNEWDNYYYHPKTGELYHTITHDQKTLGAKWRNSNYPIHVGSIYGWPTKLLATFIALFCASLPVTGFYIWWGRRKKAQTAVPRPVKKTPMGKSIKSAEALSKV from the coding sequence ATGACATTTAAGAAAATATCAGGAAAATTGCATCTCTGGCTCGGCCTCACCGCCGGTCTGGTGGTTTTAATAAGTTTGCTGGCCGCCGCAGTATTCGTATGGGAGCAGGAACTGAATGAATGGTATCACCACGATAAGATATTTGTTAAGTCAGTAGGCAGGGAGCGTTTACCAATGGATACGATTATCGCAAAAGCCAGAACGCTGGCCTTTGCGGACAGTACGCTCACCTTCATGAACGTAGATAGTGATCCCGCAAAAGCTTTCAGCTTCATCAACTATAAACCGGCAGTAAAAAAAGGCTGGACCTGGGCCTCGGGGATGGATGCATACAGCCGGATCTATGTTGATCAATATACCGGCGAAGTACTGGGCGCCATTGATATGCGGTACGACTGGATCTTCAGTATACGTATGCTGCATCAGTGCCTGCTGATCAATTATGATGTAGGCCATTACATAGTTGGTTTTGCCACGCTGATCATCCTCATCATGGTAGTGACGGGTATTGTGTTATGGTGGCCAAAGAACAAGGCTGCATTAAAACAACGCGTATGGTTCCGCTGGAAAGACACTACCCGCTGGAAAAGGAAAAACTACGACCTGCATAACATCGGCGGTATCTACAGTTTCTTTTTCATTATCATCTTTGCCCTCACCGGCCTGGTATGGACTTTCGATTGGTGGGAAGACAGTGTTTACCGCATGTTGGGCAATGATCCCAAAAAAGTATTTCCGAAACCTCCGGTGCCTGCACCCGCAGAAAATAATGTGAACAATGTGCTGGATCTTGTGCTGGCGGATGCAGCCAAACGTGTTCCAGGATGGGAAAACATGGGTGTTTCTATCCTAAGGAAAGAGGATCGTGCCATCTCAATGAATGTAAAATATACCTCCGGCCGTTCAGGTTGGAATGAATGGGATAACTACTATTATCATCCTAAAACAGGGGAATTATACCACACCATCACGCACGATCAGAAAACACTGGGTGCCAAATGGCGTAACAGTAACTATCCCATTCACGTAGGCAGTATTTATGGATGGCCCACTAAGCTGTTAGCTACCTTCATCGCATTATTCTGCGCTTCGCTACCCGTTACCGGGTTTTACATCTGGTGGGGTAGAAGGAAGAAGGCGCAAACTGCTGTTCCCCGGCCGGTAAAAAAGACGCCAATGGGAAAAAGCATTAAATCAGCGGAAGCCCTCTCAAAAGTATGA
- a CDS encoding AAA family ATPase, protein MKITLITGMSATGKSTVIRDLVSRGHKAIDLDTEAFSVWVDATGDDDEVKPGKDWVWNEPRVLELLQHKEPLFVSGCASNMAKFYPYFDHIILLTAPDAVIVQRLSQRQGNAYGQSPEEAERVLRLKQVIEPLLREDADLEIDTSVADQSAAELILRHTE, encoded by the coding sequence ATGAAGATTACCCTTATCACCGGAATGTCCGCTACTGGAAAGAGTACCGTAATAAGAGATCTGGTCTCTCGTGGCCATAAAGCAATAGACCTGGATACGGAAGCCTTTTCAGTATGGGTGGATGCAACCGGAGATGACGATGAGGTAAAACCAGGCAAAGACTGGGTATGGAATGAACCCCGTGTGCTGGAACTCCTGCAGCATAAGGAGCCACTTTTTGTAAGCGGTTGCGCGAGTAATATGGCTAAGTTTTACCCTTATTTTGATCATATCATACTGCTTACGGCACCAGATGCGGTAATCGTTCAGCGCCTTAGCCAAAGGCAAGGCAACGCTTATGGCCAATCGCCGGAAGAAGCAGAACGTGTGCTTCGGCTGAAACAGGTGATAGAACCATTGCTCAGAGAAGATGCGGATCTGGAAATAGATACAAGCGTGGCAGATCAGTCCGCTGCAGAATTAATTCTGAGGCATACCGAATAA
- a CDS encoding ABC transporter permease has product MIKNFFKVAYRNLLRNKGFSVINITGLAIGMSAAILILLWIQDELSYDEFHENKDRIYEVWNRVPFDGKLSLWNSVPSPLGPALEKDIPEVERAVRVVSYEGLLSVGDKKIVKSGQMVDTGFLQMFSFPMLEGDPSTALNEVHSLVLTESTAKALFGNEEALGKIVKLENRDNFTVTGIVKDPPSNSRFDFEYLLPMAYKKYGEGQDLGWSDNSTPTYVILRPNASFATVSAKIKDLKQRYDGGEAKELKWEYLIYPLKRWHLYSSFTNGEEDNNGRIGFVKLFAIIAGFILLIACINFMNLSTARSEKRAKEVGIRKSIGAQKSSLISQFIGESVFLALLAGIIALLIVQVSLPAYNKLTDKALFINYGNIYTWIAFVGFILFTGLLAGSYPAFFLSSFQPVKVLKGTFKKANALVTPRKVLVVLQFTFAIVLIICTIIVKQQIDYARDRKIGYNKDHLVYHFMTGDIPKNFELIKNELISSGIARSITRTNSPITDRWSDGWGQSWEGKDPNDKTSFDRFLSDEDLGNTVGLQFVQGRDFDLKKFPTDSTGLIINESALKVMKFKDPIGKVVGDLGIDWHIVGVVKDFILTNPYEPINPLLICGAKSRFMTFQVMQIKLNGGNATDKNLGRAEAIFRKYNPEYPFDIKFVDQAYAKNFEREKLQGTLAALFAGLTIFISCLGLFGLATYMAENRVKEIGIRKILGASVTGITTLLSKDFVKLVLISLLIATPLAWWGMDKWLQNYSYRVGIEWWVFALAGALSVLIALLTVSYQSIRAALGNPVKSLRAE; this is encoded by the coding sequence ATGATTAAAAACTTCTTCAAAGTCGCTTACCGTAACCTTCTGCGCAACAAAGGCTTTTCCGTGATCAATATTACAGGACTGGCTATTGGTATGTCTGCAGCTATCCTTATCCTCCTGTGGATCCAGGACGAGCTGAGCTATGATGAGTTTCATGAAAATAAGGACAGGATCTACGAGGTATGGAACCGCGTACCATTTGATGGTAAGCTTTCCTTATGGAATTCCGTACCCTCACCATTAGGCCCTGCACTGGAAAAGGACATACCTGAAGTGGAGCGCGCAGTAAGGGTGGTGTCGTATGAGGGATTGCTTTCGGTAGGAGATAAAAAAATAGTGAAGTCGGGCCAAATGGTGGATACCGGTTTTTTGCAGATGTTCAGCTTCCCTATGCTGGAAGGTGATCCTTCTACTGCGCTGAACGAGGTGCATTCACTGGTACTGACGGAAAGTACTGCTAAGGCTTTATTCGGTAATGAAGAGGCATTGGGTAAGATAGTAAAACTGGAGAACCGGGATAATTTTACGGTTACGGGTATTGTAAAAGATCCGCCGTCTAATTCAAGGTTCGATTTTGAATACCTGTTGCCCATGGCATATAAAAAATACGGCGAGGGGCAGGACCTGGGCTGGTCTGATAACAGTACGCCTACTTATGTAATACTGAGGCCAAATGCAAGCTTTGCTACTGTGTCTGCTAAAATCAAAGACCTGAAGCAAAGGTATGATGGCGGTGAAGCGAAAGAGTTGAAATGGGAGTATCTCATTTATCCGCTCAAACGCTGGCATTTATATTCAAGTTTTACCAATGGAGAAGAGGATAACAATGGCCGTATTGGATTTGTAAAACTATTTGCCATCATTGCTGGCTTCATATTATTGATCGCATGTATCAATTTTATGAATCTCAGTACAGCAAGAAGTGAGAAACGGGCAAAGGAAGTAGGCATACGAAAATCAATAGGGGCACAGAAAAGCTCACTGATCAGCCAGTTTATAGGAGAATCTGTTTTTCTTGCCTTACTGGCAGGTATCATAGCGCTCCTTATTGTGCAGGTATCCCTGCCTGCCTACAATAAGCTTACTGATAAAGCACTTTTCATCAACTATGGCAATATCTATACCTGGATAGCATTTGTGGGCTTTATCCTGTTCACTGGTCTGCTGGCCGGCAGTTATCCTGCCTTCTTCCTTTCCTCTTTCCAACCGGTTAAAGTATTGAAAGGCACATTTAAAAAAGCAAACGCACTCGTAACGCCCAGAAAGGTGTTAGTGGTGTTGCAGTTCACATTTGCGATTGTGCTCATCATTTGTACTATTATCGTAAAGCAGCAGATAGACTATGCCCGCGACCGGAAAATAGGGTATAACAAAGATCATCTCGTTTATCATTTCATGACGGGCGATATACCTAAGAACTTCGAACTGATAAAAAATGAATTGATCTCATCCGGTATTGCAAGATCGATCACCAGAACCAATTCTCCGATCACTGACAGATGGAGCGATGGATGGGGGCAGAGTTGGGAAGGTAAGGACCCTAATGATAAAACATCTTTTGACCGGTTTTTGTCTGATGAAGATCTGGGGAATACCGTTGGCCTGCAGTTTGTACAGGGCCGTGATTTTGATCTGAAAAAGTTCCCGACAGATTCAACAGGGCTTATTATCAATGAATCCGCCCTGAAAGTGATGAAGTTTAAAGATCCGATCGGAAAAGTAGTAGGAGACCTTGGTATCGACTGGCACATTGTAGGAGTGGTGAAAGATTTTATATTGACCAATCCTTACGAACCAATAAACCCTTTGTTGATATGTGGAGCTAAGAGCCGCTTCATGACCTTCCAGGTGATGCAGATAAAACTAAACGGAGGTAATGCTACGGATAAAAACCTGGGCAGGGCAGAAGCTATTTTTAGAAAATATAATCCTGAATATCCCTTTGATATAAAGTTTGTAGACCAGGCCTATGCGAAGAATTTTGAGCGGGAGAAGCTGCAGGGTACACTCGCTGCTTTATTTGCCGGCCTCACTATATTTATTTCATGCCTTGGTTTATTTGGCCTGGCTACCTATATGGCAGAGAACAGGGTCAAAGAGATCGGCATTAGAAAAATACTGGGTGCATCCGTAACCGGCATCACCACCTTGTTATCAAAAGACTTTGTGAAACTGGTGCTCATTTCACTTTTAATAGCTACACCACTTGCATGGTGGGGGATGGATAAATGGCTGCAGAATTATTCATACCGGGTGGGTATTGAATGGTGGGTGTTTGCATTAGCAGGTGCTTTGTCTGTATTGATAGCATTGCTCACGGTAAGTTACCAATCCATAAGAGCAGCGTTGGGTAATCCGGTGAAAAGCCTGAGAGCGGAATAG
- a CDS encoding DeoR/GlpR family DNA-binding transcription regulator: MMIKEERHKLIMREVNLHNKVLSNDLSVLLDVSEDTVRRDLKELVEDGYIIKVHGGAISKSLATPFMKDSTVYAKDSKQVIAEKTLSLIKKDMVILTEGGTTMLEFAKIIPDHLTVTFFTISPQVAITLSEKSNLEVITIGGKLCKNANLHTGSSVINQLAEIKADLCLLGANGFSSEEGLTDVDWEIVQVKKAIIRSARKTAVLCISEKLNSSRRLRICDLNQVDYLVTELSYDHPMMAAYSKEGLTVL, from the coding sequence ATGATGATCAAAGAAGAACGACATAAGCTGATCATGCGGGAAGTGAACCTGCATAACAAGGTATTATCCAACGACCTCAGCGTCCTGCTGGATGTTTCGGAGGACACCGTACGCCGCGACCTGAAGGAGCTGGTGGAGGATGGATATATTATTAAAGTGCATGGCGGGGCCATCAGCAAATCCCTGGCTACACCGTTCATGAAAGACAGCACGGTCTATGCAAAGGACTCCAAGCAGGTGATCGCAGAAAAAACATTATCCCTGATCAAAAAAGATATGGTGATACTTACTGAAGGTGGCACTACCATGCTTGAGTTTGCGAAGATCATCCCGGATCACCTGACGGTAACCTTCTTTACCATCAGCCCGCAAGTGGCCATTACATTATCTGAAAAGAGCAACCTGGAGGTGATCACCATAGGAGGCAAACTTTGTAAGAACGCAAACCTGCATACCGGTTCCAGCGTGATCAACCAGCTGGCCGAGATCAAAGCAGACCTTTGCCTGCTGGGCGCCAATGGATTTTCTTCTGAAGAGGGGCTAACGGATGTAGACTGGGAAATTGTGCAGGTAAAAAAAGCCATTATCCGTTCTGCCCGTAAAACGGCGGTGCTCTGCATCAGTGAGAAACTGAACAGCAGCCGGAGGCTGAGGATCTGCGACCTTAACCAGGTGGATTACCTGGTAACGGAGCTTTCATATGACCATCCGATGATGGCGGCGTACAGTAAAGAAGGATTAACCGTTTTATAA
- a CDS encoding N-acetylmuramic acid 6-phosphate etherase, with the protein MNILKVTEEPSRYRHLEKMTIEEITAHINREDQLVALAVEKALPYLNALINAVVRKLQHGGRMFYLGAGSGGRLSVLDVIEMPTTYGVPKGLLNSVLAGGTDHLVEAREEMEDDTEEGWKQLQLQQISKNDIVIGISASGTTPFVLEGLKQCRQHGIATGCIVSNPGSPIAAQADFPVEVITGPEFVTGSTRMKCGTAQKMIFDIISTTTMIQLGRVEDNRMVNVALINNKIIDRAVKMLMIKADIRDYEAAKELLMAHGSVRKALDHLSART; encoded by the coding sequence ATGAACATCTTAAAAGTAACAGAAGAGCCTTCCAGGTACAGGCATCTTGAAAAAATGACCATTGAAGAGATCACTGCTCATATTAACCGGGAAGACCAGTTAGTAGCGCTGGCGGTGGAAAAAGCCTTGCCGTATCTGAATGCATTGATCAATGCGGTGGTAAGGAAATTGCAGCACGGTGGAAGGATGTTTTACCTGGGGGCTGGCAGCGGCGGCCGTTTATCAGTGCTGGATGTAATTGAAATGCCTACCACTTACGGCGTCCCAAAGGGGCTTTTGAATTCAGTATTGGCGGGAGGTACAGATCACCTCGTAGAAGCACGGGAAGAAATGGAAGACGATACGGAAGAAGGATGGAAACAATTGCAACTGCAGCAGATCAGTAAGAATGATATTGTGATCGGTATTTCAGCAAGCGGCACTACGCCCTTTGTATTGGAAGGTTTGAAGCAATGCAGGCAACATGGAATAGCCACTGGTTGTATTGTGAGCAATCCGGGTTCTCCTATTGCGGCCCAGGCAGACTTCCCGGTAGAAGTGATCACAGGGCCTGAATTTGTTACAGGCAGTACCCGTATGAAATGTGGTACGGCACAGAAGATGATCTTCGATATCATCAGTACCACTACCATGATACAACTCGGCAGAGTAGAAGATAACCGCATGGTGAATGTTGCGCTGATCAATAACAAGATCATCGACAGGGCTGTAAAGATGCTGATGATAAAAGCAGACATCCGGGATTACGAAGCAGCAAAAGAATTACTGATGGCTCATGGGAGCGTAAGAAAAGCATTAGATCATCTCTCAGCAAGAACTTAA
- a CDS encoding N-acetylglucosamine kinase, with protein sequence MILIADGGSTKANWCLIHPENEVLYFSTEGYNPYYVDSHYIHQSLHNALPAEVPRAEVTAVHFYGAGCEPSTEAVIIQGLSALFEHAEVTVGSDLLAAAQALLGNKPGFAAILGTGTNTCLYDGKQVIHSIDPLGYMLGDEGSGSYIGKKLLTAYCREYLPLPLRQEFLAVYGLTKERIMERVYKDPMANRFCAGFTKFVKQHLNDPYIHQLAADAFHDFFRSLVCHYPGYEGYTLNCVGSIAFHFEEILKETAMHYGMTTGRIIQDPIQGLADYYHSKISAMKG encoded by the coding sequence ATGATATTGATTGCAGATGGAGGATCTACCAAAGCCAACTGGTGCCTGATCCACCCGGAAAACGAGGTGTTGTATTTCAGCACGGAAGGATATAACCCGTACTACGTAGATAGTCATTACATCCATCAATCACTGCACAATGCATTGCCTGCGGAAGTGCCGCGTGCGGAAGTAACAGCAGTGCATTTTTATGGTGCAGGCTGTGAGCCTTCTACGGAGGCGGTGATCATACAAGGCCTCAGTGCATTATTTGAGCATGCGGAGGTAACCGTGGGCAGTGATCTGCTGGCCGCCGCTCAGGCATTATTAGGTAATAAGCCGGGTTTTGCAGCTATTCTCGGAACAGGCACCAACACCTGCCTGTATGATGGGAAACAGGTTATCCACTCCATTGATCCCTTAGGTTATATGCTGGGAGATGAAGGGAGCGGTAGCTATATCGGGAAGAAATTGCTGACCGCCTATTGCCGTGAATATCTTCCGCTCCCGCTGCGGCAGGAGTTCCTGGCTGTTTATGGATTAACAAAGGAGCGCATCATGGAGCGTGTGTACAAAGATCCGATGGCTAATCGTTTTTGTGCCGGGTTCACAAAATTTGTAAAACAGCATCTCAACGATCCATATATACATCAGCTCGCAGCAGATGCCTTTCATGATTTCTTTCGTTCCCTTGTTTGCCACTATCCGGGTTATGAAGGTTATACGCTTAATTGCGTAGGTTCTATCGCCTTTCATTTTGAAGAGATACTGAAGGAAACCGCTATGCATTACGGTATGACTACCGGCAGGATCATCCAGGATCCGATACAGGGTTTGGCAGACTATTACCATTCAAAAATATCCGCGATGAAGGGTTAA
- a CDS encoding alkaline phosphatase PhoX — protein MKKLLPLALVFIFACKDKNGVDPKEDRPEFKNRSNAELLITIDPAFSNVSAYTLISSSDTIPGFKDFVYGGTPDGQGFLKNPDGSGYIMVTNHENPWAISRVYLDKKLNPVKGEYILNSQGATTRLCSGSLATPQEHGFPKYTFLSTGESNVNAMTHEIDPVGAANASDATRKKPALGKFSGENAVPLAKDAYPGKTVIILGEDDSNGQVYLYVSNTPGDLENGKLYALRRTNLNQIETSMSKGNTYDVEFIEVPNAKNITGPEMEALNGTLKSIQFARVEDLDYRKGGGANSREVYFTATGISGVPEKTYWGRIYRLKMDAGNPLIGKLEIIEDGDLNPGNEIINPDNLCVTQNYVYIQEDGDSYFPGASHNSLIWQYDIAKGTKKKMIDMKNKTLGSTKYNPANDQRFATWEHGAMLDVSDIIGEPNTFIINIHAHTWVEGNKFLNPSKATSNVQSYAGGGQTIILKGIPK, from the coding sequence ATGAAGAAGCTTTTACCCCTGGCGCTGGTATTTATTTTTGCATGTAAAGACAAAAACGGTGTTGATCCAAAAGAAGATCGTCCGGAATTTAAGAACCGCTCTAACGCAGAATTACTGATTACTATTGATCCCGCTTTTTCCAATGTCAGTGCTTATACCCTTATAAGCAGCAGTGATACCATACCCGGGTTTAAGGATTTTGTGTATGGCGGTACTCCTGACGGACAAGGGTTTTTGAAAAACCCTGATGGATCAGGATATATAATGGTTACAAATCATGAGAATCCCTGGGCTATCTCAAGGGTTTATCTCGATAAAAAATTAAATCCTGTAAAAGGAGAATATATTCTTAATTCCCAGGGGGCTACAACACGCTTGTGTTCTGGTTCCCTTGCTACGCCGCAGGAACATGGTTTCCCCAAATATACATTCTTAAGCACGGGAGAAAGTAATGTAAATGCAATGACGCATGAGATTGATCCGGTTGGGGCAGCAAATGCCAGCGATGCCACACGTAAGAAACCAGCTCTTGGGAAGTTTAGCGGAGAAAACGCAGTTCCGCTGGCTAAAGATGCTTATCCAGGGAAAACAGTAATTATATTAGGTGAAGATGATTCCAATGGACAGGTTTATTTGTATGTGTCTAACACACCCGGTGACCTGGAAAACGGGAAATTATATGCATTACGCAGAACCAACCTGAACCAGATTGAAACCAGCATGAGCAAGGGGAATACTTATGATGTGGAATTCATTGAAGTGCCCAATGCGAAAAATATTACCGGTCCGGAAATGGAAGCGTTAAATGGTACTTTAAAATCCATACAGTTTGCCCGTGTGGAAGACCTGGACTATAGGAAAGGTGGTGGCGCAAATAGCCGGGAAGTTTATTTTACAGCAACCGGGATAAGCGGTGTTCCTGAAAAAACATATTGGGGACGTATTTACCGTCTTAAGATGGATGCTGGTAATCCTCTGATCGGAAAGCTGGAGATCATAGAAGATGGTGATCTGAATCCGGGAAATGAGATAATTAATCCGGATAACCTGTGTGTAACCCAAAATTATGTTTATATACAGGAGGATGGCGATTCGTATTTCCCCGGTGCATCCCATAATTCACTTATCTGGCAGTATGATATTGCCAAAGGTACTAAGAAGAAGATGATTGACATGAAAAACAAAACGCTGGGCAGTACGAAATATAATCCTGCTAATGATCAGCGATTTGCTACCTGGGAACACGGTGCTATGCTCGATGTTTCCGATATTATCGGAGAGCCAAATACTTTTATCATCAATATACACGCCCATACCTGGGTTGAAGGCAATAAATTTTTGAATCCCAGTAAAGCCACTTCAAATGTTCAGTCATATGCCGGTGGCGGCCAAACCATTATATTGAAAGGAATACCTAAATAA